One genomic window of Providencia hangzhouensis includes the following:
- a CDS encoding endonuclease/exonuclease/phosphatase family protein: protein MAKRTYSVRYIAGEPAKRIQPMPVHMLGESLPIGLPLFAAGETLDVVTWNIYKQQRPNWKYTLNELVKDRKLILLQEAQMSPELISFAASHKLIADQVPALPFSPHPAGVMTLAASHPIYCCPLREKEPLLRLAKSALITVYPLPNGKHLMVANVHAINFSFGVDVYTRQLSKLGVHIAKHVGPVILAGDFNAWSRQRVNALKRFIRSVGLKEIVFSDDYRTKAFGRPLDYVFYRGLNVKDSTVLPTDASDHNPIMTKFTLSK from the coding sequence TTGGCGAAAAGAACCTATTCTGTTCGGTATATTGCAGGTGAGCCCGCTAAACGTATTCAGCCCATGCCTGTACATATGTTAGGAGAATCACTTCCAATAGGTTTACCGCTATTTGCTGCGGGTGAAACTCTTGATGTGGTTACATGGAACATTTATAAGCAGCAGCGCCCAAATTGGAAATATACACTTAATGAGTTAGTGAAAGATAGAAAACTTATTTTGTTGCAAGAAGCTCAAATGTCACCTGAGCTAATATCTTTTGCTGCATCACACAAATTAATTGCTGACCAAGTACCTGCATTACCTTTTTCTCCTCATCCCGCTGGTGTGATGACGCTTGCAGCTTCACACCCAATATATTGCTGTCCTTTAAGAGAAAAAGAACCACTTTTACGGTTAGCTAAATCTGCGTTGATTACGGTATATCCCCTACCAAATGGAAAACATTTGATGGTAGCGAATGTTCATGCAATTAATTTCAGTTTTGGAGTAGATGTTTATACTCGGCAACTAAGTAAATTAGGTGTTCATATTGCTAAACATGTAGGGCCAGTAATCCTAGCAGGTGATTTTAATGCATGGAGTAGACAGCGTGTGAATGCGTTGAAACGATTTATTCGCAGTGTAGGCTTGAAAGAAATTGTATTTAGTGATGATTACCGTACTAAGGCTTTTGGTCGTCCTTTGGATTACGTGTTTTATCGTGGATTGAACGTTAAAGATAGCACTGTACTACCGACAGATGCTTCTGATCATAACCCTATTATGACCAAATTTACGCTTTCTAAGTAA